In the Diospyros lotus cultivar Yz01 chromosome 13, ASM1463336v1, whole genome shotgun sequence genome, CGGCGGGTGGGTCAGGGCCAGGTGCTTGGCAGCGGCGGCTAGCGGGGGCAGGGGTCTATCGGTGAGAGACCTGGTGCAGCGGGGGGTGCATCCAGACGCCAACAAACAAAGAGGGggagaaagaaatgatttgGGGATTTAGGGTTAGTGGGTTAAACACCCCCTCTCGCGGTCgcgttttttattttattttttatattatatatattttaaatataattaaaatataatcggGCGGTTCGGTTTCAAACTGAATCGCCAACCTCCAAACCGCACCGAACCACctctttaaaaaaatcatgcaGTTCGGTGTAGTCCGATTTGGTGCGGGTGATTTTCGTGGTCCATTGGTTTATTTGAACACCCATAGTCTCTGTCTCTGGTTATTCAGCAACAATGTTGCTATGCGAGCTGAATGATTTAATCGGCGAGTTGACCGGTTAGGCCAGCGAGCTTGAAGCGTTACTAGGAGCTCGTTGAGCATATCGCTGAGAGCTTAGTGGAAATCTTGctaggagctcgcttggttccgCGATCTGAGCTCAGATTTCAACGATCCATGAACTTGTCTTGACGAGCTCGGTTGGGCCCACTGGACTTTACGTAATTGGGCCGACCTGCTGGGTCATACCTAACCCGTAAGAAGTAGTACAAAAAATACACGTAACACcattttacttttttcttttttgattttgcAAGTTTAACAAATCTAGACTTACCCTTGAAAAATAATGGTGAGAATCACCAATGATGTGCCACTTCCTCGTTGAAGAAGGTAATAGACAACCATGTACTATTATCTTCTTTgcttattttctctttcaataGTAAGATACCACAACATTAATATGTGATCACCAATGGCTCTTAACGTTATTATTTTATAGGGGTAGAAGAAAAAAGAGGTATTTTTGATCgtcaaaaaatggaaaaagtaaaaaaatggGGTTGTTTTCACTTTTCACCCGCTTCACCCAGCGTTTGCCCGCGCCCCCACCAAATTTCAAATCCATCAATTAGTCAGCCCTTTTGTGATTGCCTATGAGTCCTGACAAGATAAGGCAGGCAGGCAGCTTTGCTAGCTGGattttataataatacaatataagCATCGACGCCTCCTTGATTTGCTATATAAGTTTGTCCCTCCCTGCCActcagggatattttggtcattctCCCCTCACTCACTACTCCCCCCGGTCGGTCCGCTTGCCGATACTATACAGCATACACATGCCTAaccatttttccctttttacTTTTTGtgaagtatttatttttagtttattagattttattttttatataaatttgaaaaatgcatatgaatattagaaataaataaaattgattgatttaaatctaaaaaattataacatatattgagagagagagacacacacttttattttaagtaatttgtgttgaaaatgagatttgaggataatttaaatttttttatttaaaaaaaaaaaaaacctaaattgtTTCTCACAGCTAAACAACTTTATTTATCCTCTATATTTTGTTTCCTGACCCAGTGATATCTGGATCGACTGAATTTTAACCGAGTCAACTCGGCCAGGTCAGACCGTGTTTCTCCTTTTGTCCTGACGCCAGTGtgaaaagaacttgccttttagGATACCTCGACAGTGACAGGCATTCAGATCTTGGATAAAGCCACGAGCCAGCCACACGCCCTCAATCACAGCCATCCACGTGTCTTCCTAACGGACGGCTCACAATGAGGCGTGTGCCACCGCTTCTTCTCTAGCCCCTTCTTCCCTTCTATTTATACTCCCATTCATTTCCATGGCCAATCACCCTACAATTCGCCCTTCCAATCGCCAATTTCTTCTTCGCTTTTACGATTTCTAgagtttttctttcctttttcgtCTCCTAAACAATGTTTGGAATCATGGGTTCGACTGTTTCTGCCCCTAAGATTCAAGGGGTAAATCTGGGTTTGTTGAActcgtcttcttctttgttctctGCGGTGGGTTCTGGGCCGAAACAGCGAGGCAGGGGGCTGGCTGTGGCCGCCGTCGTGGACGGTAGTTTACCGATGACTGGAGTGGTGTTCCAGCCGTTTGAGGAGGTTAAGAAGGAGGAGCTTATGGTCCCCATGGCTCCCAACCTATCACTTGCTCGACAAAAATACGTTGCGGAGTGTGAAGCTTCCATCAACGAGCAAATCAAGTGAgttctcttttctttcattatttttcttgccCCGTACTTGTTAATTTTTATCCAGCTCTTTGGTTTTTCtgggaaaaaaatatagattgtTTGTGTTGAGGTGATAAGTAGCATAATCAACCCTCAAGGCTCGTATGGTGGTAACTGGTGACAGGTTATATTGCAAAACCGACAGGGTTCAACCTCTCCCGGGGGGGTGGTAACTGGTGACAGGTTTTGTGGgttattgttgtaattattttgttttgattcGATAGCATGTAATATCGATTTTAAATTCATGTAACCTATAACAAGGGGGGGGGGCGGTGGTAACTGGTGACAGGTTTTGTGggttattgttttaattattttgttttgattcGATAGCATGTAATATCGATTTTAAATTCATGTAAcctataacaatttattttcatcTTGAACAATAATTTTGGTGCCAACCCGACCGGCCAATTGGATCTGTCCACGTACGGGGGgcaaaattagggttttgtctCGCTAGCCCGTTGACTGATTGGGTCCACACCAAAATCATGATTCTTTAGCTTTTTGGTTAGGACTTATGAATTACACGAGGTTATTGTGGACTTTTCCTTTCATATCTAGTTATTGTGGACTTTTCCTTTCATATCTAATACGacctaaaatataatttatcttataaatttagatgattttattttttattttttgtgtatagCATTTCAGGATATTATTCAGAGTCGGTTTTGCCACTGGAGGTTGTTTTCCATATGTGGGGTCTCATCTGATTAATAGTTTGGCCTTTCAATATCATGGTTGGCTACAGTTCATGTCTGGACCACAAATAAGCCAAGCTGAATCTCAGGATACTTTATGAGTTTGATTTCGAGTTCTACTCGACAAGCTTTAAATATGAATAGTGAGCACATGTTTTTATCTCAAGAGAGGTTCAGGTTCTTCTTCATGAACCAATATAGTTTTCACCTCAAATTGCTGGGTCTCCTGTGCTGATATGGTGTTTGGACTCAAGTTGCTTGGTTCCTTGAGTGGTCCTCTAAAAGTTAGATTAATGTGAACTCAATCTCGTCCACATGTTTTTGTGGCTTATGGTCTtctgttgttttctttctatttccaTAAATAATATAGGTTTGgaaccattttattttttaagatggATTTCTCATGTCTTATATATTTCAGGATCTGAAAGATTTCAATCTTTAATGTCTGTACTACTGTTTCTCTTTTTATGGTGATGACCTTATATAAGGCAGGTTTTTTGACCCACCTCTAGCAATTAAACTCCATAGAATTGACAAACATCTATGTGCCACCAGCAAATGACGTCCTAGAAGGCAATCTTGGAATTGCATTACGCTATAGTGCACTAAATTGTAGGGTTTGGTGATTATATGTTATCTTCTTACTttggtttgtgtgtgtgtgttactACAGCGTGGAATACAACGTGTCCTATGCGTATCACTCCATGTATGCCTACTTCGACCGAGACAACGTTGCTCTCAAGGGCCTTGCCAAGTAAGGACGTGTTCCCATAGAAATTTCTCTTGACATTATACTTGGATCCATTGTCTGGATTACTTAAAATGTGGTGATCTTCTTGCAATCTAGATTTTTCAAGGAGTCaagtgaagaagaaagggaacaTGCTGAGAAGTTGATGGAGTACCAGGTGTTTGCCAAACaccatgtttttatttttgcttcttttcattttgtcttTTAGAAAATATACATATTCGAAACCTAAAATTGCACCAACTAAAGTATAACCATGTTTGTTTCTTGTGATTAACATTAGAATAAAAGAGGAGGAAGGGTGAAATTGCACTGTCTTGTTGATCCACCTTCTGAATTTGATCATGTTGAGAAGGGTGATGCCTTGCATGGTGAGTAGCCATTTCTATTTATGCCCAATTGTTAGCTACGCCTTGATGTTTAGTTCACCTACCAGTGTCTAATATCCCATTATCAATTTCCTGTTTCAGCAATGGAACTAGCGTTGTCCTTTGAGAAGTTAACAAATGAGAAACTTCTCAACTTGCAGTGTgtaagatatgcttatcttctattttgttgctttattatttgaattcatTAGTTCTCCGAGAAATTACGGTACTTGGCAGCATGTGCCAAACATTTTAGTCAAATAAACTCGGGTTTTTGAGTTTGTAAGTCATAAATGCTCCGTTCTTGAAACAGGTGGCTGATCGAAACAATGATCCTCAGTTGGCTGATTTTATCGAGAGTGAATTTTTAGCTGAGCAGGTGATTACTTATTTTGCTTAATACCCATTGCAGTTCTTCTACAAGGAAGCAAATATTTGAAACACCTAAACCATATTGTGAtgatttaatttagttaatttctTATTGTTTGTTATCTTCCACGAGTTGTCTAAATTCTCTTATGTACTTTCCCTGTTTTACCTTATCTTCATATTCCTTTTGATAGGTTGAAGCTATTAAGAAAATTTCAGACTACGTGTCACAGTTGAGACGAGTTGGGAAAGGGCATGGTATGAATCAAATTTCAATATTTAGCAATCTTTACCGTCGGTTTCTCATTTTACCAtctgttataatttttttgtttctgtttttgcTTTACAGGGGTTTGGCACTTTGATCAGCAACTCCTACATGAGGGTGCTTGAAGAATTATTCAGCTGTAGCTTTTGGTTTCTTTCAGAGTCTAAGTTGCTTTTCATGTGGTTCAATTATCGTTTTATGTTTTTGGTTAAGAGAGACGGGTGggaattatgtgagaaaatagAATGAATGTAATGTCAGACAAGGAGCAACCCTGATGGTGATGTCTCTGATCTTTCCTTTGGGGGGATTTTCTTTGTCAAACTGCATCCAACATGAAAATAAAAGCTCATTTCCAGACTGCTTgtttttgctttcttctttggCTATGCTTCTGCTTTGCTTTCTTCACTTCAGTGCTGCCCTTTACGTCTGTCTTACCGTCCCTTTGGAAGACGGATGAATGGAATGAGAACATGaggtttaatttttaagaagtTTTAAATTTGTCGGGCTAACTTTATAGTGGTGCCTTTTCTTTAGAAAGACAGTCACTTCttattgtttaatatttttctacaCTTTCCCTTCCATTtcactcattttctttctactcttAACTCAagtatgttttattttgttccATTACTAATTGTGAGGACCTTAATCctaattagcatttcttttgaagatagaattggaattgagggataaatagatagaaagtaaggagaaacaaagaaatgaaggtaaaattaaaattttctaatatttattcaattttgatGGGATGAAAATTGACAATGTGagttataactttatatataaagttattcTAACAATTTTACGGAACGATTACTATTACATCCATTTCTTATTTACTACAAATAATTGttcttattattatgtttacTACTATATCCTTAACAGTCATGACACTAATATCTCCCAACCAAGCCTTCAAAGACAACAATGTGTTGAGAATGGATCAAGCACAGGAAATGCAACTTAAATAAGATATTCTGCAACTTGTAGGAGTCACAAAATAGGGGTGTCAAATTGAAAGTTGAAAGTTGGTGAGAAGGGAAGAGATAACCCCAATTATTATAAGCTTGATTGGGGCAAAGGTGAAGGAACAGGGAATTGGTCCAGGCTTGAATCATGAGAGCATTAGTGTGCATGTTAATTATTAGGGTCATGACAACCACCACTCTTAAAAGGTGGAACTTTACCTTGTTTATGTTGTGCGGGTTGATATTCATGGATCCATAAGAGAATTAGTAGGACCATATGAATTAAGAGCAACAAAAGCAAACAAAACCAGTCATGTGAAGAGCTTAAAGAGTGTTCAGGTTGGTCTGAAACAGAATCTCCATTGAGAAGGTCTCTTGCTACTTCTACCTGTGTTTCCATCACCAACGTTACATGAACATGATGGAGTTGAAGCATGAATCATCTCCCACATCACTTGTATATCTGCATACCCTCCACAGGCCTCCATATCCTTGTAGACATTCGCCAGCCCATCCCCATTTCCTGCCAATCAAAATCTAAACAAAATCAGTCAACTGGAAATTTTTGAGTCACCATGCAGCTAAGACATCCTAAAAGAGCTTTGGACTTCAGCCCTTGTTTCTATTGGACCAGGCACTCGCCATCTATGTTTCATCTATTTTTCAGCATACCTTTGACCTTATCGCCGAGTCGGGAAGTGACCTTAACAAGTATGCTCCTTGTTGGCAGCAGAAATGAGCTCTTAAGCTTGAACCTCATCCAGCTCTTCCATCCCACCATATCTCACTTCATGGCTTCTGCACAGTCTCCCTTTGCTCACTATATGTACGTGTTCTCACCCACTAGCTTGCTCCAAGTTTTctcttctaattaattaattcataattaGTTAATGCTGCAAATGCTAAACAACAAGACGCATCTGGTTTAGCATAAAGCAACACCCCAAGAGACAGAAGGCCTTCTTGACCCTTCAGTTAGACTGCAGTGGTTTCATTTCCCTCttaaattaagaagaaatcGAAGATATTAAGACATGCCCTCACCAATCAAAAGATCAGGCttgtaattaattgttaattcaAGTGGACAAAAATTATGGGGACAGCTAAACTGCCTAAgggagattaaaaaaaatgaagagtgATTGAAGTTTGGAGTGGAGGAGAAGAGGTTTGTGGGTAGAAATGGACATTCTGATTAGGCAGAGTTGCTTTGGATTTTGCTTTCCCCACTTAGAAAAATGGaagattctcattctcattctcattctcttctcttttgcATCCAAGCCATTGATGGGCGGGCCCTCCAGTCAAGCGGTTGATTGGATTTTCTTTCGGTGTCTTTTGATTGTTTTATGCATACCTCTAATCACACATTGGCACCGCAGCTAGTCCACTACTGCTATTCGTCTCAACTTAATTAGTGAAGATATCTGGTACCTTCCTTCGatatgtagttttttttttttcatgataaaAAGCCACAACCAATAACTACCTTTTATTTGGACATAATAATCAATCAAATAAGCTGACCAAAGATTGACGAGCTTAAACAACCAACATGAGGAGGAGCATACGTACGTACCCGCGCAACCAAGTTTTTGTTGGGAGAATTAGCTTGCATATGTGTATTTTAACAGAAGTAGGGCTAAACAAAGAAGTAACCTAATATCCCATCAAAATGGATGGATGCTATTGTGGAGGTCTGAGCAATTGGTTGAAGCCCGTCCGTCCTCTCTAACTGTTTCTCACCAACTCTAGCAGTTGTACCAGAACCATTTTTCCATGTCTCTCGGATGGACTATTGGAATTTATTGGATGTTTTAAGTTTATGATTGTCATACTTCAATTCCTTTCACAAATAGGGTCATCTTTTTTCGTCAAATTACATTTTTGTTAGTGTTGTAAATTAGGCTCGAACTTGTCTTCTATTGTAGCATCAATTACTCTGCAATGGAcgcttatattttttaattttgccattttttttttaccaaatatttttcttttactttcttcTAATCTACAATTCTGATTTTCTTTTCATGAATAACCGCTTTCAATTATCAATTGAAGGaatacccacatatatatatatatacacatatgtaaacttaaaaaaaataaataaagaaaacgtCTTTCTACGTTTTGCACGTAATTTGACCAATAACAAAACTTGCTTCCCATTTACctaacaaggaaaaaaaaaaaaaaaatgacttcgTTATAGCAAAAAAAAGTTCCATAAATTACAATCAAACCCTAATGGTTTGGGCCATTTGGGTAGAAATCTTTTGTGGTTTCAAAATATTGTAGAGGTCTTGTGATTTAACTTTATACCTTTTCCATCACATacgaaattatttaaacataattaagctaaatttgataaatttaacaaaaaaataaaaaaaaattttaaaaaaattgaaacattaGTTGACGAAACCCATCACCAATGGATTTCGCCATCAAGAAACCTATCATAATAATGGGCTCTGTTAATCTAGAACCCAAAAAAAAGAGCgaagagaaagaataaaaagaaaaagaattagtTCGATCAAATTTAACGATGTGAGGCAGCAATGATGCATGCGTGCAAAGGCAATTGAATCTTCTCCAAACAACGATGGAGTTGTTCACTCGTGTCTTCGtctttgttatatgtatttcccgcatcaccccgcatgggccagactcggtccgatagaccggcccaatcacccaaggtcAAGAAGGCCCGGAtgacctcgtcaaggaaagtccagcctcTACCAAAAATTCGGAACTcataaagcgagcatatggcgagctcccgataatcccccaacgagctccaagcaatcgactaacgagctcctgaaatatcctccagatcgctggaccatccaggtcgccgGCCTAAAACatccagctcgcatgagtggcaaagctgtTGAGAAGTCaaaggtagggtccgatcactttatctgtaacagcccatgcccctcgtaatgaggatcccactcccggtcttgtgaagacgataagaactgtttgtcccccattatacaatcactgtatttttatatgttatctgaattgtaaaagcccctcagtataaatgagagtcaaagagaccatgagagACAAgaggaataatcagataccgtcactctgagagaataatcagactgcggtcgtggactaggcatcgttctggccgaaccatgtaaagattctggtgtacacgtttggaattttggggggttttttcctttcttctcggtatttttggattgactcaccgcggcccaaaacgaatcacggtcgcccgaaattgaacgtcgacattttggcgctagaggaagggggcgctctgatcaatagccatggctagaggaaggaatactcgaagttccgaggcggcggtcgacccacctgaaaatcaccacgatcgaccacgagacttaccaccaaatggaggacccgttgccccgacagccgatactcctttgccgccgcccgccggagacgctcccggcataccaccacgggtccctgtccagcctactgtccaaatcactgggacagggacgatccgggactggcagcaGCGCTAGGAAGCATCagagaatacggtaatgcaactcgctgacgcggtcagaattctggcccaagctcaagcacgggctgtccatGATCCACCGGtgtcgcctcgcagggtccaCCAACCGtgggaggagagacacccacccgcagaagaggatatcggggataactatccgtccccaattcaccgctctccagtccgagaaagaagtaggcgatcgcaagcccagcaatcagtaggaccggactcaattgtggaagagctgtatcaaagggtgcgacagctggaagaacgataaggagtccgcagccagaataatggccgtggggataggacgccgt is a window encoding:
- the LOC127789275 gene encoding ferritin-4, chloroplastic; amino-acid sequence: MFGIMGSTVSAPKIQGVNLGLLNSSSSLFSAVGSGPKQRGRGLAVAAVVDGSLPMTGVVFQPFEEVKKEELMVPMAPNLSLARQKYVAECEASINEQINVEYNVSYAYHSMYAYFDRDNVALKGLAKFFKESSEEEREHAEKLMEYQNKRGGRVKLHCLVDPPSEFDHVEKGDALHAMELALSFEKLTNEKLLNLQCVADRNNDPQLADFIESEFLAEQVEAIKKISDYVSQLRRVGKGHGVWHFDQQLLHEGA